The Anabas testudineus chromosome 15, fAnaTes1.2, whole genome shotgun sequence DNA segment TCCCCCTTATCCCTTCTTCGTATGTGTTTCTGCATCATTTATACAAACATGTCACATTTATCCTGCCATTTTTAATCAGAGTGTTGtgtttcctttgtcttttctaGAATTTGGAGGATATCATAGCTCTGTGCTtgtactacagtatatagtagaaatatttgtttccttttgcaGTTTCCTGTAATGCAAGGAGGGAAACGCCACAAAAGGAATAACCCCTGAAGGCTGATATAGTCTTTAATTGTAACTCAAGTCATCATGCCACTGAAGGGGATGTATTAAACAAGACATTGTCAGCTTCTCTGCACCTTTTCGCTCATTTGTGTTTGACGATCTGTCGGCTTAGCTTGACGGTGTATTCCAGCAAAGCAAGTCAAAAGCAaacttgttttccttttttcgAATCATGGAGATTATGGCTGGAGCCTCGCCACACATACCTTCACTGGCACTATTTAGTTTTGAGtcttcattttgtatttgtaaaagAAGGGCGAACGCAGCCGCCGTATCAGTAATCGTCTGCTGTTGCTTTATCTGAATTTGTCACGCACTCTGAAAGTTGTCTGGCTGCAAGCCCCTCACTGATCAAGCACAGGATGTTCTGGCAGGGTGAGATAAAAGCGCTGTGCAGAGAAAGGGATCTCCCAAACACGTCCCTTTTGTTCCCACCTCACCTGGCAAGATGCCAAGAGTGGGTCGCGTTTTCTAATGTTGACCAGCTCTGCCTGAGCTGCATCATGTACTGCATCACTCTGGTGTCACATGCttttatctatatatttatttttttactataaaTACTGCAGCTAACTTTTTAGAAGTATAGTTTTAGCTGTGTATTGGATCATACTTTCCTTGCAAAGATTTTTTTATGgcactttttttccccttcaacTAGATTAagtcacacaaaacattttacaatgcCTTTTTATTATGCAACGgtacaataatacaaacacatttaaagcaaGTTGATTAAGAAATACTCAGAAGAGTAACATCACAGCTACTGTTTAGTAATATATTAGTAATATGTATTCAAAAGCTTAAAGTACTGTATTGCTCAGCAAGCAGTAGTAAATTTTTAActcagaaaagaaacatttgaggTAAAGATACTGTAATTTTGGGATTTGATGTATTTCTTGGCCCCCATCATGTTGACtatgttacatttacatactTTTAGTTACTTTTCTGTACCTTTGCTGCCTGGTACGGTGTATATCTCTGCTATTGTATTGTGTAAGTATTTTTCAGTGGTCTTTAGAAAGATACCCTGATTCTTGGGACTTTCGCTGGGATCCATCTTTTGAGATTTTGAGTAGGACGCCAACAAACTATCAAATCTCAGATCTTACAGTCAGTGCAGTAGTGAGAGATAGCAAATAGACGATTCAACAAAAAGGACTTTTAGAGTCTAATGCTTGTATAATTCTGTAAATAAAGCaaagtgaagaagaaataattGTACTGGCATCATGAGCATGGAGATTAAATAACtcagtgaatgttttttatttgttttaaccctacacatttaaagttttgttttcttatgcCGTGTCCTTAAAGACAGCATCTGCAGTAGGTTTCAGTAGGAGTATATTggaccactttttttttttttttagaagcaTTTAAGTCAAAACAACATTCAGCATTTCTAGCTCTTCTTCCTGAGAAACGTATATACTAAAGGTTATATACCAAAGCTTTTAAGCTACTAAACTACATTTTAGAACTGAACATTTTAGGTTGGTAGTAAGAAATTCACCACAGGTGAACTGCTGGTTGCGTGAAATGTGGCGTGGATGCTCAAAGCCAATGCCATGTCTGTTTCTATCTGGCTCTataatacatgaaaataaattaaaatattcagtgATTACAACTGGTTAATCGCTCATCGTCAGCTCACTGCCAATTGAGGCATTTAAAACAATGTTGTAAACAATTAGTAGTTAGCCTGAGTATTCAGCTTATAAATATCAGCccacaaacatgacatgaagTTCATAAACCTTTTATGATTCaaccttcattttttttttctcataataGTTCggattttattcagttttttgtttgggAGGATGATGAGGGTTACCCCTTGACCTCTTCAGAAAGGCCATGTGTGGTAGCTGCGTCCAGCAGCGTCATATCTTCGCGCAGAGACACTGCTATGGAGAAGGCAAGAGGTTTCAGAGTCAGACCATAGTCGTAGTCGAGTTTGGGTGGTCTCTCCGGGTCTGCAGTGATGTGGCACTGGTGGGCGATGAGTGACGTGAAGAGGAAGAGCTGCAGCTTGGACACCTCCTCGCCAATGCAGCGTCGCTTACCCAGGGAGAAGAGGAGCACCCTGCTGGTCAGGTCCTTGTTGAGAGCTCCACTTTTGTCCAAGAAACGCTGGGGGTCAAAGGTCTCTGGATGGGACCATATGGCTGGGTCATGGTTGTTGGACCACTGGCTGATGAAGATGACTGTGTTTTTTGGGATGGTGTAGCCCATGATGGAGGTGTCTGTGGTGGTGGAGTGGGGGATGGTTAGAGGGACAAAGCTTGTGAAGCGCATCATCTCGTAGATGAAGGCCATGACGTAAGGAAGCTGTGCCTGGTCCTCGATGGTAGGGAGGCGGCTGCGGTCCACCACCTTGTCCACCTCCTGCTGGAGACGTGTCTGCATCTCAGGATACCTACATTCACAGGTGAGAAGGTGAGGCGCATGTATGAAATACACACCCTGAGGACAGTCGATACACCTGACCTGACATTCAGTGTAAAGACAACGCACCATGTCATTACATTTGAATACGTCCCTCCATCACCCAGCACAGCTATTAAAAAGTTCTCCAGAACTAGAGTTGCTATCATAGCTCAGGGCGTCGTGTTACACCAGCCTGCTGATGGAGGCACTGGGATTAAACAATCAAgcaaaattagaaaatgaactCATGTGAAATCTGGCAAAGCTCTTATTACTTGTGTGGTGAAATGCTGACTGGGCACTTGAGTCACTTTCACCGGTGTGCAGTTTCAGCTCTTTGTGTTGCTGCCAGAACCTGCCTGCGCCTCAGCTCCCCCCCCCACTAGGCTGTTACATAACAGAAAAGCTACTGAACTTCCTCAAGTCTGGACAGTTAGCAGCAGGATGTTGGCTCTGattcactattattattattattattatttatgttctaAAACTTGAGAGAGGCTGCTTACTTGACAAGTATGAGGACGATCCACTGCAGCGCAGTCGACAGTGTGTCCTGACTTGCTCCAAAAACATCCCCCAAAGTGGGGATCACATAGTCCTTCTCCAATGAGCCCCCCATTTTATCTGTCAGCTGGTCCAGCGCCACTATACAAGCATCTGTCATGTCCCGGAGGACGCCTGGCTGGATGGTTTTTCTGTGTTCAACCACTTTATCTCGGACGAACGCGCCGAACTCCAGGTTGAGGCTCTTGAAGTTGTCAAACATGGTTTTGATGGGGTTGGGAAAGTACTGGAGCCAGGGCATCACGTCCACGATGCTCCCTGCCCCCACCGTGCGGGTGAACTGGTCGTTCCTTCCCACCACCTGCTTGAACTCCTCGTCCTCGTACGTGTACCTCTTCCCAAAGCACATGGCGCTCATGATGTTGGCCGTGGACACCACCACGTACGTCATGGGCTCGAAGTATCGCTGCCCCTTCGTCTTCTCCAcgaacagctgcagcagctctttgacCTCGCAGACGACGTGGTGCTCAAATGTCTTTTTGGTCTGCGGGTTCCCGGTGGAGAACATCCGCACGGTGGACTGAGCCAGTTTGCGGTGCAGCTTCCACCAGTCGGTGATGGTGTTAAACGCGATGCTGTCCCCGCCGGACACGTACTTAAAGGAGGTGAAGTCCGGCCTGCCGGCGAAATCAAATCCCTGCCTGACCAGCGCCTGTTTGATGGAGTCCCCGTTCAGCACCACCACGTCCCGAGAGCCCAGCTTGATCTGGAACACGTCGCCGTATTTCTTCGCCATGCGCGAAAAGTACAGGTGCGGTGCCTTCCCCATCTGCGCCGCGTTACCGATGAGCGGCCAGGGGAGCGGACCGGGGATCGAGCGCTGCCTGAGCCAGCGCCACAGGTGGAAGGAGAACAGCAGAGTCACGCAGACTGCTATCAGAGGTCTGGCACATGCTGGATTAATCCCTTCCAGTGTCACATCCATGATGGGCATCCTGCAGCGGGAATAGGAGCACATCACATGTTACTATCAAATGCACAAATGTAGGATacactgtaaaagaaaagaaaacaggtcCAGGAATATGATCAGGTGGAGACAATTACCTGGTCATGTCCATTGCTGATCAAAGAATACCGCAGTTTATCCAAAATGTGCAGTTTCTATTATATGTATCTATACAGTTCAATTCTACTTGTATTATAAATGAAGAGTCGACATGTTTCACTTTGAATGTTagtaatctaaaaaaaaaaaaacttctacAAATCAACAGTGTGTGCAACCTGATGGACATccacagacagactgtgtgtgtgtgtgtgtgagtgtgtgtgagctccctgctctctgtctgtctctgtctgtgctgctttgaAGCCCCACAGCACCGAGTGAACTCAT contains these protein-coding regions:
- the LOC113159621 gene encoding cytochrome P450 1B1, producing the protein MDMTRMPIMDVTLEGINPACARPLIAVCVTLLFSFHLWRWLRQRSIPGPLPWPLIGNAAQMGKAPHLYFSRMAKKYGDVFQIKLGSRDVVVLNGDSIKQALVRQGFDFAGRPDFTSFKYVSGGDSIAFNTITDWWKLHRKLAQSTVRMFSTGNPQTKKTFEHHVVCEVKELLQLFVEKTKGQRYFEPMTYVVVSTANIMSAMCFGKRYTYEDEEFKQVVGRNDQFTRTVGAGSIVDVMPWLQYFPNPIKTMFDNFKSLNLEFGAFVRDKVVEHRKTIQPGVLRDMTDACIVALDQLTDKMGGSLEKDYVIPTLGDVFGASQDTLSTALQWIVLILVKYPEMQTRLQQEVDKVVDRSRLPTIEDQAQLPYVMAFIYEMMRFTSFVPLTIPHSTTTDTSIMGYTIPKNTVIFISQWSNNHDPAIWSHPETFDPQRFLDKSGALNKDLTSRVLLFSLGKRRCIGEEVSKLQLFLFTSLIAHQCHITADPERPPKLDYDYGLTLKPLAFSIAVSLREDMTLLDAATTHGLSEEVKG